A single genomic interval of Camelina sativa cultivar DH55 chromosome 11, Cs, whole genome shotgun sequence harbors:
- the LOC104722814 gene encoding LON peptidase N-terminal domain and RING finger protein 3-like, with the protein MMSELDLGTSQRITETHRATPTTTFLDLLRRQMSGHDLTRRKRTLKERLRFKCIGGCCGPTWSLRLTNNDAGTLHSQSSRDDAEIEEQTETGIVPESGSGMNLATALEAERYNNRGGESTEAEVDMTPTRVSLMRLLEETAERAAHDDGGGGKETEIITASMGTLTGNDSVCCVCMVRKKGAAFIPCGHTFCRVCSRELWLNRGSCPLCNRPIIEILDIF; encoded by the coding sequence ATGATGAGTGAACTCGATCTCGGAACGAGTCAGAGGATTACAGAGACACACCGCGCCACGCCTACGACGACGTTTCTTGATTTGCTCCGTCGTCAGATGAGCGGTCACGATCTCACCAGGAGGAAACGCACTCTCAAAGAACGGCTGAGATTCAAATGCATCGGCGGATGCTGCGGTCCGACCTGGAGTCTCCGTCTAACTAACAACGACGCCGGCACTCTCCACAGTCAAAGCTCCAGAGACGACGCCGAAATCGAAGAACAAACCGAAACCGGAATCGTTCCCGAATCGGGTTCGGGTATGAATCTCGCGACGGCGTTAGAGGCGGAGAGATATAATAACCGCGGAGGAGAATCGACGGAAGCGGAAGTAGATATGACGCCGACGAGAGTTTCGTTGATGAGATTGCTTGAGGAGACGGCGGAGAGAGCCGCTCATgacgacggaggaggaggaaaggaGACGGAGATAATAACGGCGTCAATGGGGACGTTAACGGGTAATGATTCGGTGTGTTGCGTGTGTATGGTAAGAAAGAAAGGTGCTGCGTTTATCCCATGTGGTCATACTTTTTGCAGAGTCTGCTCTAGAGAACTCTGGCTTAACCGTGGATCGTGTCCTCTCTGTAACCGTCCGATCATTGAGATACTCGATATCTTTTGA
- the LOC104722815 gene encoding iron-sulfur cluster assembly protein 1-like, with amino-acid sequence MMLRQVAKKALGLTARQSTPWSVGISRSYHENVIDHYDNPRNVGSFDKNDPTVGTGLVGAPACGDVMKLQIKVDEKTGQIVDARFKTFGCGSAIASSSVATEWVKGKAMEDVLTIKNTEIAKHLSLPPVKLHCSMLAEDAIKAAVKDYKDKRVKTNGAAAAGETTQA; translated from the exons ATGATGCTCAGGCAAGTTGCGAAGAAGGCTTTAGGGCTTACGGCACGTCAATCGACGCCGTGGTCTGTTGGTATCTCCCGTTCTTACCATGAGAACGTCATCGACCACTACGATAACCCCCGCAACGTCGGCTCCTTCGATAAGAATGATCCCACCGTCGGCACGGGGCTCGTAGGAGCTCCTGCGTGCGGTGATGTGATGAAGCTTCAGATCAAGGTCGATGAGAAGACTGGTCAAATCGTTGATGCTCGCTTCAAGACCTTTGGTTGTGGTTCAGCTATCGCTTCTTCATCTGTTG ctacTGAATGGGTGAAAGGCAAAGCTATGGAGGATGTCCTGACCATCAAGAACAC CGAGATTGCAAAGCATCTGTCTCTCCCACCAGTCAAGCTCCACTGCAGTATGTTGGCGGAGGACGCCATCAAGGCAGCTGTGAAAGACTACAAGGATAAGCGTGTGAAAACAAATGGTGCTGCAGCAGCGGGAGAAACCACACAGGCTTGA
- the LOC104722816 gene encoding potassium channel AKT2/3 gives MDLKYAATHCNLSSDMKLRRLHQHRGKGREEDYDASSLSLNNLSKLILPPLGVASYNQNHIRSSGWIISPMDSRYRCWEFFMVLLVAYSAWVYPFEVAFLNFSPKRNLCIADNIVDLFFSVDIVLTFFVAYIDQRTQLLVREPKQIAVRYLSTWFLMDVASTIPFDAIGYLITGTAKWNLTCNLLGLLRFWRLRRVKHLFTRLEKDIRYSYFWIRCLRLLSVTLFLVHCAGCSYYLIADRYQHQGKTWTDAIPNFTETSLAIRYIAAIYWSITTMTTVGYGDLHASNTIEMVFIIVYMLFNLGLTAYLIGNMTNLVVEGTRRTMEFRNSIEAASNFVNRNRLPPRLKDQILAYMCLRFKAESLNQQHLIDQLPKSIYKSICQHLFLPSVEKVYLFKGVSREILLLLVSKMKAEYIPPREDVIMQNEAPDDVYIIVSGEVEIIDSEMERESVLGTLRCGDIFGEVGALCCRPQSYTFQTKSLSQLLRLKTSFLIETMQIKQQDNATVLKNFLQHHKKLGDIDIGDLMTQQNGENNGAVVPPNIASNLIAVVTTGNAALLDELLKAKLSPDITDVKGKTPLHIAASRGYEDCVLVLLKHGCNIHIRDVNGNTALWEAITTKHYAIFRILYHFAAISDPHIAGDLLCEAVKQNNVEVMKALLKQGLNVDTEDHHGFTALQVAMEENQMDMVNLLTMNGADVVGVNTHGELFTPLEKLRVVGEEEEERGRVSIYRGHPLERREQSCNEAGKLVLLPPSLDDLKKIAGEKFGFDGSETMVTNEDGAEIDSIEVIRDNDKLYFVENKII, from the exons ATGGACCTCAAGTATGCAGCAACTCACTGCAACTTATCTTCAGACATGAAGCTCCGGCGTCTTCATCAGCATCGAGgaaaagggagagaagaagactaCGATGCTTCTTCTCTCAGCTTGAACAATCTTTCAAAGCTTATTCTTCCTCCACTTGGTGTTGCTAGCTATAACCAGAATCACATCAGGTCTAGTGGATGGATCATCTCACCCATGGACTCAAGATACAG GTGCTGGGAATTTTTCATGGTGCTTTTGGTGGCATACTCTGCATGGGTTTACCCTTTTGAAGTCGCATTTCTGAATTTCTCACCAAAGAGGAATCTTTGTATCGCGGACAACATCGTAGACTTGTTCTTCTCTGTTGACATTGTCTTGACGTTCTTCGTTGCTTACATAGACCAAAGAACACAGCTTCTTGTCCGTGAACCTAAACAGATTGCAGTGAG GTACCTTTCAACATGGTTCTTGATGGATGTTGCTTCAACTATACCATTTGACGCAATTGGATACTTAATCACTGGCACAGCCAAGTGGAATCTCACCTGTAATCTCTTGGGGTTACTTAGATTTTGGCGACTTCGACGCGTCAAACACCTCTTCACTAG ACTCGAGAAGGACATAAGATACAGCTATTTCTGGATTCGTTGCCTTAGACTTTTATCC GTGACATTGTTTCTAGTGCATTGTGCGGGATGCAGTTATTACCTAATAGCAGACAGGTATCAACACCAAGGAAAGACATGGACTGACGCAATCCCCAATTTCACAGAGACAAGTCTTGCCATCAGATACATTGCAGCTATATATTGGTCTATCACAACAATGACCACTGTGGGATACGGAGATCTCCATGCAAGCAACACTATTGAGATGGTCTTCATTATTGTCTACATGTTATTCAATCTTGGCCTCACTGCTTACCTTATTGGTAACATGACTAATTTGGTCGTGGAAGGAACTCGTCGTACCATGGAATTT AGGAATAGCATCGAAGCAGCGTCAAACTTTGTTAACAGAAACAGATTGCCTCCAAGATTGAAAGATCAGATATTGGCTTACATGTGTTTAAGATTCAAAGCAGAGAGCTTGAACCAGCAACATCTTATTGATCAGCTCCCAAAATCTATCTACAAAAGCATTTGTCAAcatctttttcttccatctGTGGAAAAAGTTTACCTCTTCAAAGGTGTCTCAAGAGAAATACTTCTTCTCTTG GTTTCAAAAATGAAGGCTGAGTATATACCACCAAGAGAGGATGTGATAATGCAGAACGAAGCACCCGATGATGTTTACATAATAGTGTCAGGAGAAGTTGAGATCATAGACtcagagatggagagagagtcTGTTTTAGGCACTCTACGATGTGGAGACATATTTGGAGAAGTTGGAGCACTTTGTTGCAGACCACAAAGCTACACTTTTCAAACTAAGTCTCTGTCGCAGCTTCTCCGGCTCAAAACATCGTTCCTTATCGAGACAATGCAGATTAAACAACAAGACAATGCCACAGTGCTCAAGAACTTCCTGCAGCATCACAAAAAGCTGGGTGATATAGACATTGGTGATCTAATGACACAACAAAATGGAGAAAACAACGGTGCTGTTGTTCCCCCGAACATTGCCTCAAATCTTATCGCTGTTGTGACCACAGGCAATGCAGCTCTTCTTGATGAGCTTCTTAAGGCTAAGTTAAGCCCTGACATTACAGATGTTAAAGGAAAAACTccattg CATATAGCAGCTTCAAGAGGATATGAAGATTGTGTTTTAGTACTCCTAAAGCACGGATGCAACATTCACATAAGAG ATGTGAATGGTAACACGGCTCTATGGGAAGCAATCACAACGAAGCATTATGCGATATTCAGAATCCTCTATCATTTCGCAGCTATATCTGACCCACACATAGCTGGAGATCTTCTATGTGAGGCAGTGAAACAGAACAATGTAGAAGTAATGAAGGCTCTACTAAAGCAGGGGCTTAATGTAGATACAGAGGACCACCATGGCTTCACAGCTTTACAGGTCGCTATGGAGGAGAATCAAATGGATATGGTGAATCTCCTGACGATGAATGGTGCAGATGTAGTTGGTGTGAACACGCATGGTGAGTTGTTCACACCATTGGAGAAGTTAAGAGTCgtgggagaagaagaggaagaacgaGGAAGAGTGAGTATATACAGAGGACATCCATTGGAGAGGAGAGAACAAAGTTGCAATGAAGCTGGGaaacttgttcttcttcctccttcactTGATGACCTCAAGAAAATTGCAG GAGAGAAGTTTGGGTTTGATGGAAGTGAGACGATGGTGACGAATGAAGATGGAGCTGAGATTGACAGTATTGAAGTGATTAGAGATAATGATAAACTCTACTTtgtggaaaacaaaattatctag